The Mumia flava sequence GAACCTCGCCCGTGCTGGCCGCGCGGTCGATCGAGTCGAGGTCCGGGCGCCCGACGAGCGCCGCGGTGGACTTCGAACCGGCCGCGGCGAGCGCGCGTGCGAGGTCGGGCTCGAAGCCGACGGGCTCGATGCTGCGAGGATCGGCAAGGGTGCGTGCGGCGGCGTCGATCCGACGGGTCGCGCACGGCGGCAGCGCCGCCCCGAGGTGCCGCCGTCCGTCGCTGAGGACCACGTGGGTGGCGCCGCTCTCGAGGAAGGCCGCGACGTCCGGCTCCGTGCCTGCGATCGGCGCGAGCTGGTCCGGTGCGAGCTCGTCGACGAGGTCGTCGAGGCCGGTCCCGTTGACGACACGATGGATCGCCCCGACCTGGATGGCGTCGGGATCGAGCACGAGGGTGAGCGCGTGGCGGGCTGCTCCGGCAGGCAGCGCACGCCACGCCGCGTACCGGTGGTGTCCGTCGGCGATCGTCAGGGGCGCACGGCCGAGGGTGGCGCAGATCGTGTCGACGACCTCCGGCTCGGTGATGGCCCACAGCCGATCGGTGCGGGTCCCGCTGCGGACCACGAGGTCCGGCTCGACCCCCGCGATGCGGGGCGCGACGAGCGTGGCGACCCGCAGGCCGGGCCGGAACGCCGTGAGCGGTTCCCAGTGGCCGTG is a genomic window containing:
- a CDS encoding DUF1015 family protein, which produces MDNAAIMPFEGWRLSGSAEELARRTYVAASPWAHAPDDVPDGHVLRLLEPAFRDDDPATSARVVRAWSASGRLVPLRGPALWAYQIDEAGRTALGLAALIDLDSGLLRPHEEVIERYVEVQSALAATTHGHWEPLTAFRPGLRVATLVAPRIAGVEPDLVVRSGTRTDRLWAITEPEVVDTICATLGRAPLTIADGHHRYAAWRALPAGAARHALTLVLDPDAIQVGAIHRVVNGTGLDDLVDELAPDQLAPIAGTEPDVAAFLESGATHVVLSDGRRHLGAALPPCATRRIDAAARTLADPRSIEPVGFEPDLARALAAAGSKSTAALVGRPDLDSIDRAASTGEVLAHKSSSFAPKPRVGLLMHRWD